The following proteins come from a genomic window of Salvelinus sp. IW2-2015 unplaced genomic scaffold, ASM291031v2 Un_scaffold1903, whole genome shotgun sequence:
- the LOC112072369 gene encoding zinc finger homeobox protein 4-like — protein sequence MATCDSPSIVLRQENGHKLSSLPAGPCDAEETERYRTAAASGMDPTADTNDTGASENSPATFNNATDTGSPLRTEQQSRIESFTGTGTVVSGLEHVHTSASLVAPAKDIPCNECSTSFSSLQQYMEHHCPNARMPNAAGREEEEEEGESEGEGEPDGVAECERDSEMDELEDSDVENLCGEIVYQPDGSAFILEDSKEHRGGGSRGLLSPKNVPPNPQNPTAATNKSQSGLTTHGGNRDRAELPAAAPISFYPQVINTFHIASSLGKAFPADPAATSSFPNTSAFAGAGSPVLHSFRVYDLRHKSDKDYLTVDGAAKNSCVSKDVPNNVDLSKFEGCVSDGQRKPVLMCFLCKLSFGYSRSFVTHAVHDHRMTLNEQEQKLLSNKHVSAIIQGIGKDKEPLISFLEPKKSSNSVLPHFPTAANFLGPDPGFRGLWNTFHAENADSLQAGFAFLKGSASSNPADQTPRTPPMPKAETNPNIGGVTGASVRTPTSSASLLRSSPMATGRERDSSESDCEGRAPRTLHPNGQRLDLNPYPLIKHEPGAEGGEEDMEDIYSNGGAETEEDEPVGDSTSSKDFPLLNQSISPLSNSVLKYSDNKDPSSSSSSSREEMEKNQLNSAQARDRDSSNDSTSEALGGPDGFSPSSHLMMPRDDESPGPLHQHGGNPGTPGTPGTPGTPGLAEGSPGSGVECPKCDTVLGSSRSLGGHMTMMHSRNSCKTLKCPKCNWHYKYQQTLDAHMKEKHPESGGSCVYCRTGQAHPRLARGESYTCGYKPFRCEVCNYSTTTKGNLSIHMQSDKHLNNVQTLQNGGTEQQYNHNHTHTHSHTHTHTPCHSHANPVPSASLGGGCGTPSPSKPKQKPTWRCEVCDYETNVARNLRIHMTSEKHMHNMMLLQQNMKQIQHGLHLGLAPAEAELYQYYLAQNISLTGVKLESPGPEAQMINPFQLDPNTSAVLGSGLVNNDLSAELRLASGQLMADDLSVFSGGRGAGGSGELSPPISDPSLRLYQCSVCSRFTSDSLEALGAHVNAERTLPEDEWRGIVGDVYQCKLCTYNTQLKANFQLHCKTDKHMQKQQLVAHIKEGGKANQWRLKCVAIGNPVHLKCNACDYYSNSVDKLRLHATNQRHEAAIRLYKVPVTPVIT from the exons ATGGCAACCTGTGACTCCCCTTCTATCGTCTTGCGGCAGGAAAATGGCCATAAGCTGTCGTCGCTGCCAGCAGGGCCGTGTGACGCAGAGGAGACCGAGAGATACCGAACTGCTGCTGCCTCTGGGATGGATCCCACCGCTGATACCAATGACACTGGAGCATCAGAGAACAGCCCTGCTACCTTCAATAATGCCACAGACACCGGCAGCCCGCTGAGGACGGAGCAGCAGAGCCGGATAGAAAGCTTTACCGGAACCGGAACTGTTGTATCGGGTTTGGAGCATGTCCACACTTCTGCTTCGCTGGTGGCCCCAGCAAAGGACATCCCCTGTAATGAATGTTCCACCTCCTTCTCCAGTTTACAGCAGTACATGGAGCACCACTGCCCCAACGCTCGCATGCCCAACGCAGCAGGgcgggaagaagaggaggaggagggcgagagtgagggagagggggagccTGATGGAGTggcagagtgtgagagagacagcgagatggACGAGTTAGAAGATAGTGACGTGGAGAACCTGTGCGGTGAGATCGTCTACCAGCCCGACGGATCTGCCTTCATCCTGGAGGACTCCAAAGAGCATCGCGGTGGCGGCTCCAGGGGCCTTCTGTCACCCAAAAACGTCCCCCCTAACCCCCAGaatcccaccgctgccaccaatAAATCCCAAAGCGGTTTGACCACCCATGGGGGGAATCGGGACAGGGCGGAGTTGCCTGCGGCTGCACCCATATCCTTCTACCCACAGGTCATCAACACTTTCCACATTGCGTCATCCCTCGGGAAAGCATTCCCGGCTGACCCGGCGGCGACATCGTCGTTCCCAAATACCTCAGCGTTCGCAGGCGCCGGCAGCCCTGTGTTGCACAGTTTCCGTGTCTACGACCTTCGCCACAAGAGCGACAAAGACTATTTGACGGTCGACGGCGCAGCCAAAAACTCCTGTGTGTCCAAAGATGTCCCCAACAATGTGGACTTGTCCAAGTTTGAGGGCTGTGTGAGCGACGGACAGAGGAAGCCTGTGCTGATGTGTTTCCTCTGCAAGCTGTCGTTCGGCTACAGCCGGTCGTTTGTGACACACGCCGTCCATGACCACCGGATGACGCTCAACGAGCAGGAACAGAAGCTCCTGAGCAACAAGCACGTCTCTGCCATTATCCAGGGGATCGGCAAGGACAAAGAACCTCTTATAAGCTTTTTGGAACCAAAAAAATCCTCTAACTCTGTGCTACCCCACTTTCCTACCGCCGCTAACTTCCTAGGTCCTGACCCGGGGTTCCGCGGCCTGTGGAACACGTTCCACGCTGAGAACGCTGATTCCCTCCAGGCTGGATTTGCTTTCCTGAAAGGGAGCGCGAGCTCGAACCCCGCCGACCAAACCCCCAGAACCCCACCCATGCCAAAGGCCGAGACCAATCCAAACATCGGGGGTGTGACCGGCGCCTCCGTCAGAACCCCCACCAGTTCTGCGTCCCTCCTTCGCTCATCTCCCATGGCGACAGGCCGGGAGCGGGATTCTTCCGAGAGCGACTGCGAGGGCCGTGCTCCACGCACTTTGCATCCCAATGGACAGCGGTTGGACCTGAACCCGTACCCGCTGATCAAACACGAGCCGGGcgcagaaggaggagaagaagacatGGAAGACATTTACTCCAACGGAGGGGCGGAGACGGAGGAGGATGAACCGGTGGGCGACAGCACCAGTAGCAAAGATTTCCCTCTTTTAAACCAAAGTATTTCCCCCTTGTCCAACAGCGTGCTGAAGTACAGCGACAACAAagatccctcatcctcctcttcctcctcccgtgaggagatggagaagaatcAGCTGAACTCAGCCCAAGCCAGAGATAGAGATAGCAGTAACGACTCAACCAGTGAAGCCCTGGGTGGTCCAGATGgattctccccctcctctcacctgATGATGCCACGAGACGACGAGAGTCCGGGACCCCTGCACCAGCACGGGGGAAACCCCGGAACCCCTGGCACGCCGGGTACCCCTGGAACCCCCGGACTGGCCGAGGGGTCCCCAGGCAGTGGTGTAGAGTGCCCAAAATGTGACACGGTCCTAGGGTCCTCCCGATCCTTAGGTGGACACATGACCATGATGCACTCTCGTAACTCCTGCAAGACACTGAAGTGTCCCAAGTGTAACTGGCACTACAAGTACCAGCAGACACTGGACGCCCACATGAAGGAGAAGCACCCAGAGTCTGGAGGGTCCTGTGTGTACTGCCGTACAGGGCAGGCTCACCCACGCCTGGCCCGGGGAGAGAGTTATACATGTGGATACAAGCCCTTCCGCTGTGAG GTGTGTAACTACTCCACCACGACCAAGGGCAACCTGAGCATCCACATGCAGTCGGACAAGCATCTGAACAACGTTCAGACACTGCAGAATGGGGGCACTGAACAGCagtacaaccacaaccacacccacacccacagccatacccacacccacaccccctGCCACAGCCATGCCAACCCTGTGCCCAGCGCCAGCCTGGGGGGAGGCTGTGGTACCCCGTCACCCTCCAAGCCCAAACAGAAGCCCACGTGGCGTTGTGAG gtgTGTGACTACGAGACCAACGTGGCGAGGAACCTACGCATCCACATGACCAGCGAGAAACACatgcacaacatgatgctgctgcagcagaaCATGAAGCAGATTCAACACGGTCTGCACCTGGGTCTGGCCCCGGCCGAGGCTGAGCTCTACCAGTACTACCTGGCTCAGAACATCAGCCTGACCGGGGTCAAGCTGGAGAGCCCCGGCCCAGAAGCCCAGATGATTAACCCCTTCCAGCTGGACCCCAATACGTCCGCTGTGCTCGGCTCTGGGCTAG TGAATAATGACTTGTCTGCGGAGCTGCGTCTAGCCAGTGGTCAGCTGATGGCTGATGACCTGTCTGTCTTCTCCGGCGGCAGGGGCGCTGGAGGCAGTGGTGAGCTCTCTCCGCCCATCAGCGACCCGTCGCTCCGCCTCTACCAGTGTTCTGTCTGCAGTCGCTTCACCTCCGATAGCCTGGAGGCGCTGGGCGCCCATGTCAACGCAGAACGCACCCTGCCCGAGGACGAGTGGCGTGGCATTGTGGGAGATGTGTACCAGTGCAAACTGTGTACTTACAACACCCAGCTCAAGGCCAACTTCCAGCTGCACTGTAAGACAGACAAACACATGCAGAAACAGCAGCTGGTGGCGCACATCAAGGAAGGAGGGAAAGCCAACCAGTGGAGGTTAAAGTGCGTCGCCATCGGCAACCCTGTGCACCTGAAATGCAACGCGTGCGACTACTACAG